A region of the Gopherus flavomarginatus isolate rGopFla2 chromosome 3, rGopFla2.mat.asm, whole genome shotgun sequence genome:
AACCCAGGTGAGTACCTTGCCACCTGGATAGTGGGTGTTCCTCTCCTAATCTTTCCTTTGGAGCTGTTACACCTTAAATATTTTTGGAGCAGGACCTTGAACCTgattctcccacttcccaggtgaTGCCCTAAGCAGTAGGCTGTAGAGTCACTCTGTTTCTGTGGCCTGGTGATATAGGAGGCCTGAGTTCCTGCTTTAAATTCCCTGCTTGATTTGCAGACAGGAtcttcccacatcccagatgagtgccctaaccactgggatatgGGATAGACTGACCTAGAAACATCCCACCACTGCTTGTCCCTGGCTATCTTTTGTGCAGGGCCCTAACTAGAAGGCATGTTCTGAGAATATCTAGTGGCTTGGTCCCCTTTAGGAGATTGTTTGAGAATGCCACCAGGTCTTAGGTGCGACTAGGACTTCAAGCAATTTGGTAGCACCAGCAATTCCCATAAGAGAAAACAATCTAGGCCTTAGTAAATACACCATTACCATGTGATTGCAATCATTGTTATGTTTTTAGTGTCCAAGGATTCACTTAGAGTTAACCAATAAGGAATACACAGATTTGAATAACAGTGAGCTTTGAAAGGAATGTTGTCACTTCATTTGTTCCAAATTTTAGATATTGTAAAAAAGAAACTTTTAgtatgagattttcaaaggagccaatGGAAATTTAGGTTCCCAGATCCTACTGAATTCCAAGGAAGTTGGGTACCCCTCCACTTCCCTGATAttcctttgaaaaatcccatcTTTACAAGACTTATGACCAacagaacattttcattaattAAAAAGTTAGAAACTTGAacacaaaaatacaaatgaaCATTTTCTAGCAGTGTTTGCAATCCAAATACTGTAGAGTTTTTCTGATTGAGTATGTGAAACTCAGAGTAAAAGTGACTAGAAACTGATTAAAGGGAAATTAAATTAAGAGCAAGCAAGAAGTCCTCTTTAGTTTTCTTTTGCCTGAGACCCAGCAAACAAAGGGTCTTACCTCAGTCAGATAAAACTCAACACACAACATAGCTTACTTCAGCATAGTTCACCAGGAGACAATTCCTTTGTCTAGCTGTTCTCCCTTGAAGCTTATTTGTCTCAAGCCCACCTGCCTGATTCTTTCTTATCCTTTTCTGGGATAATGAGGAATTCATTAATTCCCCACAGCTTGCACTTCCCTGCATATCCCATCATTAAGCACATGTAGCAGTGGCCCTTCCTAAAGAGGAAGGTTAACTTTTCCTTGTCAACACTGAGATAGGCCCAATATCCTGATCACAGAGACCTTAGGTATGTTTTTTGGGAGAGGTTGGCAATTAAGTGGAAACTTAACTTGGAGCTTCCAAGCTAAGGAAAGGTAGTTTTTAAGGGAAACAATAATGTTTTTAAGGGTTGAGTGTACTTTGGCTGAAGTGCTACTTTATCAGCCTTAACTCCAGGTTTGCAGGCAAAAACTATTGTGTCTCTCATACACACATGCTCTCTGTAATAGTTCTTTTGTTGAGGATTCTGAACTGTGTCATTATGGCTAAGTTCAGCTGTGTCTACGTTAATACTTCTCAGCACTTCTCCCATCATTAATTTAGCACCCGTGCTGCAGTTCTTCTGATGGTAGCCACAGTGgacttgctagtgtagacaggctacAGGTGTTTCCTACACTGTTCTAGCTAACCTTGACAGTTAGACAACATGATGGTAAAAACACTGGCAactggtctacactagcatttCCACCATTGGTGTCACCAGTGGATATATACCTGTGCTAGGTCAATAATAGAAGAAatgctaatgtagacaaggcctttgtgACTTGATTTCAATAGTAGGGTATTAATGGGGCAGCAAAGGGcaaaaaataatcacaaaagTTAACAAACATGGTCCGTCCTGCAGACAGAGAGTATCTGAAACACAGGTCAGATGATATTTGGCTGCTTTACAGAAGGGTACTATTACAGAAACAAATTATGAAAAGGCGTGAGTTGTGTAGTATAAAAATGTGCTCATATTTTCTTTTTTGCAGCTGATACATTGTATGTTATGACAGTGACATTGTTGTGGTGTTTTCAATTGCAGGGCAAATCCAGGTGGATAGTGGCCCTGCCAATACCAAAGGTACAGTAAAGTGTATTACGTCCATAAAATTGCTAGGTTAAAAAGAGTATTGTGGGCTGTCACACTTTTGGTAATATGGATTGTGAGATATCTTCAGATCGATGGAGACACTAACATAGAGGTGGGAGAAGATGAGAACAGGACATAGTTGACAGCTTTATCTTTAACCTCTTTAGAACACTAGGTCCAGCTCTGTATTCCTTGTACAATCAATAGtgttattaatttcagtgggagttttgggtgTATTAACACAGCTTATGTACATATTTTATGCATTTTAGCTGAAGAAAGGGTGTGAGTTGTTTGAATGTTTTAGAATTTTTCTGTTAGTTGGATGTCCTTATACCGACATCACTTACTAAATTGTTGCGTGACACAGCTAACCTCAAAGAAATGCTTATTTTCAGGCTGATTAGATCATGTATTTAAAAGAAGTGCTACTATGTGCTAGAAATTAAATAGTGTGTTCAAAAGCGTGCACAGTTTTTGCATGAAATTACAGAGGATGTGTGTTAAAATAACCAGATGGATAGCTTGTCAGTTGCATATGCAGTGTCCATGATTGCAGATATACAATTTATGCATTTGCATTTTTGCAATTTTAAATATCTGGTCTTTTGGGGTCACATGTTTAAGaatagcaaagagtcctatggcaccttattgactaacagacgtattggagcatgagctttcgtgggtgaatatgaatgcatccgatgaagtgggtattcacccacgaaagctcatgctgcgatacgtctgttagtctacaaggtgccacaggactcttcgctgcttttacagatccagactaacacagctacccctctcatGTTTAAGAATGGCCTCCAAAACTAAAGCCATAAGATTGTTCACCCCAATGAGCATTAATGCAAATAAAGTGATTTCATGCCTAATTATCTGGCCTGTGTATGAACTGCCTTGTTTATGTTAGCAAGTGTACTTTACAAATGGTTGCCTGTGCTCAACATATGAGTCCTTAAAAAAAGAAGTACTGGAATGCATTTCCAGAACTGTCACTCATATGTGATAGTAATGGAACCCCACCAAAAAAAGTGCTGGAATGGCATTCTGGGGTGTTGCAATGTGACAAAGTTTAAATTTGAAAATCTCCCACTTCCTAAGATATcaaattttcttttaataactGGGTTAGTAATTCAAACATCCTTTGGCTCTCTTTTTATTATAGGTGGAGACCAAAATGTCACAGAAACAGATGCCCTTGAGAGAAGGTAAACGCCTTCGTTTTAATCAGAACAACTAAAGAAAGATAGCGATGTGAAACCCATTTATGacttggtttttttaaatctttgctaAGAGCCGAAGCTGAGTACCCAAGAAAGCCCCCTAACATTACAGAACATGTGTATCAAACTCCTACGTATCAATGAAGTAGTAGTGTTAATTACTATTTTATTATGGCACCATCCAGAGGCCTTAGTAAGGATCAGAGTTCCATAGTGCTGGACAGTGAACATATACAAACAGTAGGAAGGGCTAGATTAATGAaggggacttaggcattgcaacactaaCCTCCTTGGCAACCTGCTATTGAGTGGAATTCATGGTCCCAAGTTAGGTACTTGGGTTTCCcacacaatgcatggggagagttagagtcctcagaatgggattcactGGAGCCAGCAAGCTGATTAGGGAGCTACCTAAGATAGGCAGGAGTGAAATGCAGAAGAAAGGGGTGTGTttagggcccagatccacaaagggatttaagtGCCCAAGTTCCTGATTGAGGTGCTGTTGTGATCCACAACCCCCATGCTCTGCTACTGCCTAACCCTATAGGCGCCTAAATTCACTTGGTGCCTAACTTTTGCTGTAAAGGTCTGTTGGTGCAGCAAGTTTCTGTTTCTGAGTATGCCCACTGCTGCCTTActctaggcatccagatgcctaaaTCCCAGCATAATCCTCCAACCAGGGGAAGATAGTCATTCCCCTAACTCTCTTGCTGGTAGGGTCAATGTAGTAGAAATAGTCAGAGCATGCCGACCAGATCCAGCCCCACTTAAAATCCAGCTGGAGGATAAGGAGGTGGTGCTGCCACTCTTACAACATTCAGCCCAGTGGCCGGTTAGAGCACTTGTCcaggatgtgagagacccagTTTTAATTCCACCCTCTCTGCCttgagagggtgggggagaaaaaaTTTAAACAGGAATCTCCCACCTCTCAGAAGAGTGCTCTTACTTCTGAGATATGGAATATTCTGGTGGGGGTTTCTCTCAAGCTCTCCTATTGAAGCCCTTCCGCTTTGTATAAATAGGTTTAGTCACTGGGACAGAGAGAATGATAATGACTCTTCTAATCTGGTAGTTAGGGCATTCACCACCTCTCTCTAGCCCAAAAAATATTTAAgcgaagtggaacagcttcaagaagAGTGACTGAGGGAACCTGCTTCAGAATATTCAATAGCCAGCTGCTGAGGGCACTCTCTTGGGAGTGGGGAGACTTGTGGTCAAGTCCCTGCTCAAAAGCTGGGGGCATTCAATCCTcggctcccacatcccagatgaatGCCCTGGCTTAAAGGACTAGCTCCTCGTCAGTTGTGAatggtgcctaaatgttggagTTAGGCTCTTAATATCCCTTCTGAATCtagctgaaaaatcaaaacattttgtaaatGTCAAAACGAACCATTTCTAGGTTTCTACATTTTTTTCAACTAAAGCAGTTCACAAAGTCAGCATTAATTTGCCAAAATATTTTGGTCagtccaaatctgcattttttcagcgaaaaaagtttcagctgaaaaatttcatccagctcttAATATTCATGtgtgtgaacacacacacacacacacacacacacacacacacacacacacacacacacacacacaccctcattgCTGCCACTTCCCCTATTACCTGTTTTGGGAGCGTCTCTTTGTTCCTTGTGGTGGCTCTGCCCCCCGCCCATGAGAAACAGGTGATGCATGTCAAGAATAATAGGGATAGGAGAGACAACCGGCATGAAACTGCATGGATGTCACCACAACACAATTCTTTGGGATCTGAGCGCTCATTTGAAATTAGGTtactctattaaaaaaaaattaatgcactatttatattttaaaaggattAAAGTAAAAGGTACATTCCAGATATAACTTTATGGAGGCAGTGTGTATGTGATTAATAAGGAAGAAATACAGGGGAAACTATGCCCAGAACCAGTTCTACAGATATTGAGATGACATGCAAGAATTGCATATGTCCTCATACCAGCCAATTTCACAGACTTCATTCAACACCCATTCTCCAACTATTAGCCCATCAATTAACTTTTCTCCTCATCATCTTTCTTCCTGCTAGATAATATCCAGGACCCAAATGGCCCTGGTTATATATTTAGAACAGTCCACAGAATTTCATTGCAAGTTTGTTCTGCTTATCAGAACaattagcatatctatattatgGGCTACTTAGACATATGCACATACAATATATGACATATTACAAATCCATATAATACAAATGGTGGGGGCAAAGTGTGAGATAAAAGTTGCTCCTTCTGGCACATAGAGGCAGCAATATAGGGAATAGCGACTGAGAAGCAGCCTCCAGCTATGCCTTTGTTTATTGAAAACATGACATGGTCAGTCCTAGGGTGCCAAGTGTGATAGCCCAGATTGGGTCACACTGCCCTACAACTGGCTCTAGTCATGCTAGCTATTTTTGACAGGTAAGTATTTGGTTTCAGGTCTTCTCAGGTGGAATGTTTACTTTTGTTCCGATTTCGTGGAAGAAGCTATTTAAAATACTGCATATACTTCCTAGTGGGTGCTTTTTAGTATGCATCTCAAGTTAGACAAGGATTACTGTTTAAGTCCATAAGATAATTTCTTTTTTCAGTAGATTCAGATATGTTGTATGCACCAAATATTTATGGCTTGtatccattttattttaaactgtggCCTATTGTGGAAATTTATTATTTAGAAGTCCACAGTGTCGCTGCTCAAGTGATTTGGAGGCTATAGCAGGTTATACCCGACATAGTTTTCCTATTGGTGGAGGTTGAATAATTAAGGAGAAGAAAAATGCCCTATCTTTCTCTGCCTGTTTCCCCATTCTTGATTTTTGAGTACTGAGCATGGTGATGCTAAGAGCAGAAATGCTGAATAGGACAGACTTGTAACTGAGTCACTGGTATTAAGTACATTTTGATTTCTTCTTGCTTGAGTTATTTGGATTACTTGCATAAGCATGGATGAAAATCTCTCTGTCCCACCAGCATAAGAATCTAACATCGCAATGTTGTCTTCGGGAAAGTTATGTGACTACTTAAACTGCCATGTTCATGTTGCATATGATTCAGTAAACAGTTAGTGCACACTTACATTATGAAAAGGTGTCTGCACTATGACTTTTAAAATAAGAAGTCTGGCTAAACTGTGAAACCTGGAGAATCAGTACTGAGTTCCGACTCCACTTTAATTTATCATAATGTACCTAGTTATTGCATTTGGAGTCTTCTGTCCTGGAATTCAATAGATAATCCAAGCAAACAATGAATGTTACAGATACATCTTTTTAAACTCAGAATTTACTGGCCTTTATCTACTGCAGCCAGTTCTTTAATGATATTTTTGAATGACTCATTTAATGTGCCCCAGATTTCAAATGTGACTAGGGATTTGGGTACCCAGCCTCTctagtcactcttgaaaatcttgtCCGCTGAACATATGTAGGAGaactaataattatttatttgttaattGAAAGGCATGTTCTGTCTTTGTAACAGCCAACCATTTGATCCAGCAGCACAATACAAAATGAACCACAGGCGAAGAGGGGTTGCTTTAATCTTCAACCATGAGCAGTTTTACTGGCACTTAACACTGCCAGATAGACGGGGCACACTTGCAGACAGAGACAATCTGAAACGCAGGTAAGATGATATTGGGCTGCTTTACAGAAGGATACTATTTTTAgataagttaaaataaaaatatgcaattCAAAGTGATTTGTCATGGAAGTTATCTAAGCAGCTCTAAAATAACTGATTTCATTGACATAATTGTGACTGAAAGATTTTGCACAGTGCCCCATGATAAAAAGAGTTAAATACCTGCTTCTGCTCCCTTTGAAATAATAGGcagagctcccactgatttcagtagggacAAGATCAGGCCCTATGCAAATAGACTATTGAGGTATAGGCAGCCATCAGGGCGAGGAAGACTAAGTGGTGATCTTAATTTTTAAAGGCTTTTTAGTATTGTGTGACTAAGCAGACAATGtatttttctgtctcattatcatGAGGGGGAAAAATGGAACACATTTCTATAGGTTAATGTAGAAAAAAGGTAAACTTGATTGTAACATCACAAACTGGTAGGAAGTGCCAGGGAGAAGGTATAGTACCTGAAATTACTTTCAATTCACTTTTTGTAATTGATTAGATTTCAAGCAGATTGTGCCCATTTAATATTGTTTGGCAACATTAGTTTATCTTCTATCTCTAATCAGCCATCCAGTGATGGCTGGATGCAAATGTCTACTGTTGAGATAGAAGTTCTAAATATGAGTCTTAAAATTGTGCAGCTTATGGTAGGAGATAAATTGACTTTTGTTGATTCACATCTTGCACTTCTTGTGATTCACTAAACCAGTAACCAGTTTGAGTAAGTGATGTGAagttcaaataaatctgtttaataACTTATGCTGTCCAATAACAGAGTATTTCAAGGACAGGGTTTAGGGTAAGCAGATGTGCTCTATGATACAATTTCAAAAACTGACTGAAAAGTTAAGGAAGTTAAGAAGCCTTTATTCCTATTCACCTAGCAAGTGCACACAGTTCTAGCTGCTAGCAGATGCAAAATAGGAAACTGGTAGTTACCAAAAAGCAGCTTTAGGGAAGCAGGGCAGCTCTGCAGCCAAATGAAGCTCTAGGAACAATTGTGCTGTACATCCGTATGTTGATGTAGCTAACTCAAGGAGCCAGTATAGTCTAAGCTTAACCACATGCTATTTTACAACTATTTAGATATGCAAAGAGGAAGGGATATGTGACTTATAGAAAACACCCATGTCTCCTAGCACTAGTTGTCTTCCACTGTGGACTGCCAACAAATTTCAGACTCTGCCAACACTGACAATATTAGATATAGAGAGACATAGTAGGTGAGGTGTGTGACGGGtttgatcacagaaaccccctttggactgccacttgatgtgctgggactacctctgagcctgttttccctggcagcttgggacttcagaaccctgcctggttgtgccggACACGCTTGCTTGCTATAAACACagatccaggtctgaaccacgtcccccacaagctgcaggtttaactgaaaacagcttaagaagtgctcctggctccagcacccagtggggcccaaaccccaaataaatcagttttactttgtataaagcttatacagggtaaactcataaattgtttgccctctgtaacagagagagagagagagagagagagatgcccagctgtttgctcacccaggaattaattacttgctctgggttaattaatacgtaaaaaataattttattaaatatgaaaagtaggatttaagtgtttctaagtaataacagacagagcaacgtaaattaccaaacaaaataaaataaaacacacaagtctaagtctCATAGTCTAAGCTTCTTTGGCAGACTaacctccttctagtctgggtccagcaatcactcacacccctgtagttactgtcctttgaaGGGGTTTCCCAGGGAATTATATAGTCTTTTCTCTTGTCGGTGGAAACCCCTCTCCTTTCCTGTGTAAAATCCCCtccacaagatggagttttgcagTCACATGAGctagtcacatgtccatgcatgactcagttctttaaaGGCCGATGCCactttcccaggaaagctcagatgtggattggcatctttcAAAGTGCATTGTCAGctcaagtgtttcttgattgggcagtTACAGAGAATAGTCTTTTCTTAAGAAGCTgatcaaatgcttcactgaggctacttaaaatcaaacaactaTATAGCCAGTATTCagaacttcgaatacaaaaatgacacatgcacacaaataggatgaatatattcagtagatcataacctttgcggagatatgttacatggcctATCTAGCATAAAatacatctcagttatgtcatatttacactcataagcatatttctataaagcattacggagtgcaacgtcataaggtgtaatattttttattggaccaacttctatttagtgagagagacaagctttcaagccacacagagcttttcttcagatcatccccagacttgaagaaaagctctgtgtggcttgactgaagaagagctctgtgtggcttgaaagcttgtctctcccactaaatagaagttggtccaataaaaaaatattaccgtatcatccctctaatatcctgggactgacacagctatagCGACACTGCATACAATATTAGATGTAGTAATTAGAAACACGTGCCCCTCTGAAGAAGGGATAGCAAACCCACTGTTCCATTCACAAGAAGTGCAGTTCCACAGTGATTTTTGTTTTAGCCTATGGAACTATGCAACAGCAGCACATCACGGTGTTGAGGAAATGAGTAAAAATGGGTAAAGGACCCAGGCTAGGCTGGCATTGACCTGATGTCTATAAAGTAACCAGTTACAAGTGTAGTAGATTAGCACAGAGCTCACAAGGGAAGTGGCTGCATGTAACCTAATCAAAAGCGTAATACAGTGAAGTGGCATAGCCCAGCATCAGCGTATTTCAGGACATGATTAAGTTTTTATATTGTTTATATTCAATTTTTTATTTGATAGTATTATAACCCTTCcaaaaaaaaagtccaaaattATCATTTTGGCTCATAGTTGACTGAAAATGAAATTGCATTTTGGCAAAAATGGATTTTCTACTTTATTTCACATATTGGTTGGTTTTCAGACAGCTCCTTGGGGGGAGTACCTCAattatttgtgttttttgttgCTCTTAACAGAATTCCTATTTCATAAGAACACGTTGACTTTataaaactactttttttttttgttctatgcATCTTTAAGACACTCCTGGGTATCAGGTTTGGGTACCATTACATGCAGCAAAtgaccagaagtccaaagtgcagataatgtgatgtttattggggttagtttccaagcaagcatagtctgaagcccttcacaccagtcggaTTTATGTCTATTCCAAAGGGAGTAACAAAAGCTCTGGCATTTTTAGCATAACTCACAAAGGATACTtattaaaatgtgtgtttttaatgATAGTTTGACAGAGCTTGGATTTGAAGTCAGATGCTTTGATGACCTTAAAGCAGAAGAGGTTATGCGGAACATTTATGAAGGTAGGAGATCATGTAGTAGGTATGTCTTAGCCTGCTTGCAGGAGCAGTTCTAGATAAGATTGTATTTCTCCGTCATTGTTAAGACAAGTTCACTGTAACCTGGATTGTTTCTCTTCTATGATGAAATCCCATAACATAAGAAGACTAAGGAAcagaaaataaatttttatatCAGTAGAAACTTCATTTGTATTGCATTGCAAGTGTTGGAATTCCCAAGATGCATCTATGACCAACAGAAGTAGTGTTTACTAAGCACCTCTCTAACTTCCAGTAGACTGGATCCTCTGCTTGTATGGATCAGTATAGTTTCAGACTTcagcagagctatgctgatttacagcagctgagacgCTGGCTCAACGTATTTCAAATAGGACTGATTTGAGATTAAATGGCTAAATGTGGTTCTGAGTGGACTAATGGTGGGGTGTTTAATAAATACTCTAAGATTGCATAATCATCTAAACACAGTTCCACTATTTTAGTGTCAATGGACAACCACAGTGATGCTgactgctttgtgtgtgtgttcctgaGCCATGGTGAAGATAATCACGTTTATGCCTATGATGCTAAAATAAAAGTTCAGACAGTGACAAACATGTTCAAAGGAGACAAATGCCCGAGTCTAGTAGGAAAgcctaaaatatttataatacaggTAAGATCTCTGTTCTTGAATTAGTGAACTTTTTTCCCCAGTGGTACAGAGGACAGTTTTTTGGGATAACTTCTTCTCATGTGGAAAAGGCGGTGGTTATTATGACACTTCCAAGAGGCAGCGTGCTACTAGTGagaggaagtcttgtctgtgGATCAGCTTGTctccaccagcctctggcaacacaCGTACTACCTCTCAGGCCTCTATAGacatacctctctctctctcgctgcaGGTTAAAAATAGGCACATACCAACTCCATAGTCCTCTGAGCATCCCTCTGGAGTGCTCAGCCCGTTCCACTGCATGCTACTCAATTTCGCTACTCCCAAAGCAGCTTATTCAAGTCAACTAGGATCACCACTCTGCTTAACACAAAGCAGTTAAATATGTTtaaagtgaaaacaagaataagtttatcatCAAAGAATAGAGATTCAAATAATAGAAATTAAGACTATAGGAAACacatggttacatataaaaaagtcataaCACGCTTTGtagagcctaaacttaactaACGAGATTATTTCCTGATCTTCTGCATGATAGCTTAACCCAGTGCCTTTCCCCAGCATATTTCAACCAAGCTGACTGAAATCCCGCTTCCATAAGATCAAGACTGTAGCTTGTCTTCATGCATTGAAGGATGCTTGAGTCTCTCTCTGCGCCCCCAGATATACCAGACAAGAACTTTGATCGTCACCTCTTCTGAATTCTCTTCaagctcttcattagcatttAACTCAATTTTCTAATAGACTTCTATTGTAAAACACACAATGGTCCACTAAGGAGAAAAACTTCTCCAGAGAGGAGGCACTTGTTTCAAACCATGCTGCCTTTAGCTACAAGgcctaaaatatatatttttcagcattataatatacattatatatatatataacatctTGCAATGATTGACATCCAGTGTGACACAGCTTTAAATCAGAGACTCTACGTGACCTCTTAAAGTGAACCCAGgggatctctgtctctctgtgcccTCTGGCAGTTGGCATCAAGTGGTCTTTGTGTTACAGTTATGTAGCCTGGGTTGGAAAATCTTAGCCAGTGTACAAAAGCATTTGAGAATCAGTTAAATTGAATTTTTTGCTGCGCTAACTAACACAGGTAATAATCGTGTAATGAAGCTGCCAGTGAGTCACAATGGTAAAATTATACTGATACAT
Encoded here:
- the CASP6 gene encoding caspase-6 isoform X1 — encoded protein: MASSKHRRIGSNSGQIQVDSGPANTKGGDQNVTETDALERSQPFDPAAQYKMNHRRRGVALIFNHEQFYWHLTLPDRRGTLADRDNLKRSLTELGFEVRCFDDLKAEEVMRNIYEVSMDNHSDADCFVCVFLSHGEDNHVYAYDAKIKVQTVTNMFKGDKCPSLVGKPKIFIIQACRGDKHDDPVIVQDAVDSIVDKSSVNETEVDAAAIYTLPAGADFLMCYSVAEGYYSHRETLNGTWYIQDLCEMIRKYGSSLEFTELLTLVNRKVSHRRVDMCRDINAIGKKQIPCFASMLTKKLHFPQKSK